The Lentzea guizhouensis genome contains a region encoding:
- a CDS encoding enoyl-CoA hydratase/isomerase family protein encodes MPVPAVDAGVLERGGVRLALAGPLATITLDRPDVLNAQTPATWQALRHIGEQLDPDVRVVVVRGAGRAFSAGLDRRMFTGEPVDGEPGGLGALLAVPADEADAKIASYQAGFTWLSDPARVTIAAVQGHAIGAGFQLALACDFRVLTEDAQFCMAETGLGLVPDLGGTLPLVRLVGYSRAAEICVTSRRVPADESLRIGLANAVVPAAELDATVEALVASVLKPMAGAVTETLALVASAASGVPFADQLAVERAAQLRRLRSLAEVMSAQG; translated from the coding sequence ATGCCAGTGCCCGCTGTCGACGCTGGCGTGCTCGAGCGCGGTGGCGTCCGGCTCGCTCTCGCTGGACCGCTCGCCACCATCACGCTCGATCGTCCCGACGTGCTCAACGCGCAGACGCCCGCCACCTGGCAGGCGTTGCGGCACATCGGTGAGCAGCTGGACCCGGACGTCCGCGTCGTGGTCGTCCGGGGTGCCGGCCGTGCCTTCTCGGCGGGGCTGGACCGGCGCATGTTCACCGGTGAGCCGGTCGACGGCGAACCCGGTGGTCTCGGTGCGCTGCTGGCCGTGCCCGCTGACGAGGCGGACGCGAAGATCGCCTCGTACCAGGCCGGGTTCACCTGGCTGAGCGACCCCGCACGCGTGACGATCGCGGCGGTGCAGGGGCACGCCATCGGCGCGGGCTTCCAGCTGGCGCTGGCGTGCGACTTCCGCGTGCTCACCGAGGACGCGCAGTTCTGCATGGCCGAGACCGGGCTGGGCCTGGTGCCCGACCTCGGCGGCACGCTGCCCCTGGTGCGTCTCGTGGGGTACTCGCGCGCGGCCGAGATCTGCGTGACCTCGCGGCGGGTGCCCGCCGACGAGTCGCTGCGGATCGGCCTCGCGAACGCCGTCGTGCCCGCGGCCGAGCTGGACGCGACGGTCGAGGCGCTGGTCGCGTCGGTGCTCAAGCCGATGGCGGGTGCGGTGACCGAGACGCTGGCGCTGGTGGCGTCGGCGGCCTCCGGCGTGCCCTTCGCCGACCAGCTGGCGGTGGAGCGCGCTGCGCAGCTGCGCAGGCTGCGGTCGCTGGCCGAAGTGATGTCCGCCCAGGGCTGA
- a CDS encoding BBE domain-containing protein, with the protein MEVVVVGQDGKARVVVATREADDPNRELWWAHTGGGGGNFGVVTRYWLRGLPRSPQRMVQHVSFFDWGQLDEGKLSGLLRAFGRWHERNSAPGVAENGVYAVLSVGHRSSGSVMLSLQIDADLPGAERMLDEFLAATTQGLTAVFEVRKTMPWLHRMTWPGTGEPGDVLTRRYKIKAGYLRKSFTESQLKAVWRNLSDGTGTAGGSLLVIGYGGQANAVPVGETAIAQRDVVMKAVYQTIWAEEAEDAANIAWVREFYRDVYAETGGVPVPGEVNDGSYINYPDADLADPAWNTSGVSAQRLYYKENYPRLQRVKARWDPLDVFRHALSVEAPR; encoded by the coding sequence GTGGAAGTCGTTGTGGTGGGGCAGGACGGGAAGGCGCGCGTTGTGGTGGCGACGCGGGAGGCCGATGACCCGAACCGGGAGCTGTGGTGGGCGCACACCGGGGGTGGTGGGGGGAACTTCGGGGTGGTGACGAGGTACTGGTTGCGGGGGTTGCCGCGGTCGCCGCAGCGGATGGTGCAGCACGTCAGCTTCTTCGACTGGGGGCAACTGGACGAGGGGAAGTTGAGTGGGCTGCTGCGGGCGTTCGGGAGGTGGCACGAGCGCAACAGTGCGCCGGGGGTTGCGGAGAACGGGGTTTACGCGGTGTTGTCGGTGGGGCATCGGAGCAGCGGGTCGGTGATGTTGTCGCTGCAGATCGACGCGGACCTGCCGGGCGCCGAGCGGATGCTGGACGAGTTCCTCGCGGCCACCACGCAGGGGCTGACGGCCGTGTTCGAGGTGCGGAAGACGATGCCGTGGTTGCACCGGATGACGTGGCCCGGCACCGGGGAGCCGGGGGACGTGCTGACGCGCAGGTACAAGATCAAGGCGGGGTATCTGAGGAAGTCGTTCACCGAGAGCCAGTTGAAGGCCGTGTGGCGCAACCTGTCCGACGGGACGGGGACGGCCGGCGGGAGCCTGTTGGTGATCGGGTACGGCGGGCAGGCGAACGCGGTGCCGGTGGGGGAGACCGCGATCGCGCAGCGGGACGTCGTGATGAAGGCCGTGTACCAGACGATCTGGGCCGAGGAGGCGGAGGACGCGGCGAACATCGCGTGGGTGCGGGAGTTCTACCGCGACGTCTACGCGGAGACGGGTGGGGTGCCGGTGCCGGGGGAGGTGAACGACGGCTCGTACATCAACTACCCGGACGCCGACCTGGCCGATCCTGCCTGGAACACGTCCGGGGTGTCGGCGCAGCGGTTGTACTACAAGGAGAACTACCCGCGGCTGCAGCGGGTCAAGGCGCGGTGGGATCCGCTCGACGTGTTCCGGCACGCCCTGTCGGTCGAGGCGCCCCGCTAG
- a CDS encoding response regulator: protein MIRLLVVDDHPVVRDGLTSMFARDPAFEVVGEAGDGAEAVRLATALRPDVVLMDLRMPGTDGISATRQLAGTGVRVLVLTTYDNDSDVVAAVEAGATGYLLKDAPRDELVRAVHATARGEAVLAPAAAAMLMNQVRSATRVLSGRELEVLKLVAAGATNREAAARLFITEATVKSHLLNIYAKLEVGDRAAAVTEAFHRGLLVPGAHRGISP, encoded by the coding sequence GTGATCAGGCTGCTGGTGGTCGACGACCACCCCGTCGTGCGCGATGGGCTGACCAGCATGTTCGCCCGCGACCCGGCCTTCGAGGTGGTCGGCGAGGCCGGTGACGGCGCGGAGGCGGTCCGGCTGGCCACGGCGCTGCGGCCGGACGTGGTGCTCATGGACCTGCGCATGCCCGGCACCGACGGCATCAGCGCCACGAGACAACTCGCCGGCACCGGTGTGCGGGTCCTCGTGCTCACCACCTACGACAACGACAGCGACGTGGTGGCGGCGGTCGAGGCCGGCGCCACCGGCTACCTGCTCAAGGACGCCCCGCGCGACGAGCTCGTGCGGGCCGTGCACGCCACCGCGCGCGGGGAGGCGGTGCTCGCGCCCGCGGCGGCGGCGATGCTGATGAACCAGGTGCGGTCGGCGACCAGGGTGCTGAGCGGGCGGGAGCTCGAGGTCCTCAAGCTCGTCGCCGCCGGAGCGACCAACCGGGAGGCCGCGGCGAGGTTGTTCATCACCGAGGCCACGGTGAAGTCCCACCTGCTCAACATCTACGCGAAGCTGGAGGTCGGCGACCGGGCCGCCGCCGTCACCGAGGCGTTCCACCGGGGACTGCTCGTCCCCGGTGCCCACCGCGGGATCAGCCCCTGA
- a CDS encoding sensor histidine kinase, whose product MAGNAVPMCAYAFFARRADQQEAERERALAQAEEANRRLAESMGENAALHEQLVAQARDAGVRDERQRMAREIHDTLAQGLTGIISQLRAADEDTWRRHVAAASDLARESLAEARRSVAALRPEPLRTARLGEALVGVAGRWSALHDIPVRATTTGDARPIAPEAEVALLRVAQEALANVAKHAAASRVGVTLSYLENEVALDVRDDGRGFDRDVPCDGFGLVAMRQRVEDLAGTLQVESEPGAGTGVSARVPVEVAR is encoded by the coding sequence GTGGCGGGCAACGCGGTGCCGATGTGCGCCTACGCGTTCTTCGCCCGGCGCGCCGACCAGCAGGAGGCCGAACGTGAGCGCGCGCTGGCGCAGGCCGAGGAAGCCAACCGCAGGCTCGCGGAGTCGATGGGCGAGAACGCCGCCCTCCACGAGCAGCTGGTGGCGCAGGCCAGGGACGCCGGTGTGCGCGACGAACGGCAGCGGATGGCCCGCGAGATCCACGACACGCTCGCGCAGGGGCTCACCGGCATCATCAGCCAGCTCCGCGCCGCCGACGAGGACACCTGGCGCCGTCACGTCGCCGCCGCGAGCGACCTCGCCAGGGAGAGCCTCGCCGAGGCCCGCCGGTCGGTCGCGGCGCTGCGGCCGGAACCCCTGCGCACCGCGCGGCTCGGTGAGGCGCTCGTCGGTGTGGCCGGGCGGTGGTCGGCGTTGCACGACATCCCGGTGCGGGCCACCACGACCGGTGACGCCAGGCCGATCGCGCCCGAGGCGGAGGTCGCGTTGCTGAGGGTGGCGCAGGAGGCGCTGGCGAACGTCGCGAAGCACGCGGCGGCGAGCCGGGTCGGGGTGACGTTGTCGTACCTGGAGAACGAGGTGGCGCTGGACGTGCGCGACGACGGGCGCGGGTTCGACCGGGACGTGCCCTGCGACGGGTTCGGGCTGGTCGCGATGCGGCAGCGGGTCGAGGACCTGGCGGGCACGCTGCAGGTCGAGTCGGAACCGGGTGCGGGAACGGGCGTGTCCGCGCGGGTGCCGGTGGAGGTGGCCCGGTGA
- a CDS encoding penicillin-binding transpeptidase domain-containing protein, with product MEQKTRRVVLIGGALVTATIVGVAGVMLWGGGAAGSSEQPVKPVADTPSSVAQSFVNKLFTADATGAAALTDTPDVAAKAIAATRSGMGSSAYQARLLTVPAVAEGATTTEIPAAVTWTMPNSAALKYEVKIGLQLAGPTWKVRWTPAIVHPQLAEGGHLLYRNAVADGALLGRDGKPLVQGSLPEGLHTTITGAAGDLKGTDGWEVGLQQGTGFVPLDGKKPEMGEKLTVTIDPARQAAAQRAVDALPRGAAIVAVDPATTEILAVAQNKALVGTNPFVGRYAPGSTMKVVTAAAAMEAGLVQSGTAVPCPARATIGTRTVNNDGFGHETLPFHTAFAVSCNTTFGQLGLKLGPEALPAMAKRFGLGADWDMAGATTNTGRVPAATGDQQVENSFGQGNVEASPFGMALVAATVASGRTPTPTLLRGKVAVPGNVGAAPPRAALPALRQMMSEVVTGGTAKQLAGFRGLAGKTGTAEAGGGDAHGWFIGYQGNVAFAVFVEKAGSSKSALDAAAAFLRG from the coding sequence GTGGAGCAGAAGACACGCAGAGTCGTGCTGATCGGCGGCGCGCTCGTCACGGCCACCATCGTGGGCGTGGCGGGCGTGATGCTGTGGGGCGGCGGTGCGGCCGGGTCCAGCGAACAGCCGGTCAAGCCGGTGGCCGACACGCCGAGCTCGGTGGCGCAGTCGTTCGTGAACAAGCTGTTCACCGCCGACGCCACCGGAGCCGCGGCGTTGACCGACACGCCGGACGTGGCCGCCAAGGCGATCGCCGCGACCAGGTCCGGGATGGGCAGCTCGGCCTACCAGGCGAGGCTGCTGACCGTGCCGGCCGTCGCGGAGGGCGCGACCACGACCGAGATCCCGGCCGCGGTGACGTGGACGATGCCGAACTCGGCCGCGTTGAAGTACGAGGTCAAGATCGGTCTGCAGCTCGCCGGCCCGACGTGGAAGGTCCGCTGGACGCCCGCGATCGTGCACCCGCAGCTCGCCGAGGGCGGGCACCTGCTGTACCGCAACGCCGTGGCGGACGGCGCGTTGCTCGGCCGGGACGGCAAGCCGCTGGTCCAGGGTTCGTTGCCGGAAGGCCTCCACACCACCATCACGGGTGCGGCCGGTGACCTCAAGGGCACCGACGGCTGGGAGGTAGGTCTTCAGCAGGGCACGGGTTTCGTGCCGCTCGACGGCAAGAAGCCGGAGATGGGCGAGAAGCTGACCGTCACGATCGACCCGGCCCGGCAGGCCGCCGCGCAGAGGGCGGTCGACGCGCTGCCGCGGGGTGCCGCGATCGTCGCCGTCGACCCGGCCACGACCGAGATCCTCGCCGTGGCGCAGAACAAGGCGCTGGTGGGCACCAACCCGTTCGTCGGCCGCTACGCGCCGGGCTCGACGATGAAGGTCGTGACCGCCGCGGCGGCGATGGAGGCCGGCCTGGTGCAGTCCGGGACCGCCGTGCCGTGTCCCGCCCGCGCCACCATCGGCACCCGCACGGTCAACAACGACGGGTTCGGCCACGAGACGCTCCCGTTCCACACCGCGTTCGCCGTGTCCTGCAACACGACCTTCGGCCAGCTGGGCCTGAAGCTCGGCCCGGAGGCGTTGCCGGCGATGGCCAAGCGCTTCGGTCTCGGCGCCGACTGGGACATGGCCGGTGCGACGACCAACACCGGCAGGGTGCCGGCCGCGACCGGTGACCAGCAGGTGGAGAACAGCTTCGGGCAGGGCAACGTCGAGGCCAGCCCGTTCGGCATGGCACTGGTGGCCGCGACCGTCGCGTCCGGGCGCACGCCGACGCCGACCCTGTTGCGCGGCAAGGTGGCCGTGCCGGGCAACGTCGGTGCCGCGCCTCCCCGTGCCGCGCTGCCGGCGTTGCGGCAGATGATGTCCGAGGTCGTGACCGGCGGCACCGCGAAGCAGCTCGCCGGTTTCCGCGGCCTGGCGGGCAAGACCGGCACCGCCGAGGCGGGTGGCGGGGACGCGCACGGCTGGTTCATCGGCTACCAGGGCAATGTGGCGTTCGCGGTGTTCGTCGAGAAGGCCGGCTCGTCGAAGAGCGCGCTGGACGCGGCCGCCGCGTTCCTCAGGGGCTGA
- a CDS encoding SIS domain-containing protein, producing MTTDTVTGSDYGNLVRTHLTRVEQHNSSALDDVAELVLAAVQADGTILTAGAGHSLAAVAETFYRAGGLACVRPIYHPELLPMHGAISSTSAERRSGLAGEVLREAGLAPHDVLFVFSTSGVNHYPVELALEAANAGCPVVAVTSVSASAQAPRRAGTTLAEVATVVLDNLVPPGDSTYPVGAPVTAAVSTLATTFLWNLLMVRLLDKATEQGVQLPLWRSANVEGGDAANAEMLRHYQTRIPQLG from the coding sequence ATGACGACCGACACCGTGACCGGATCCGACTACGGCAACCTCGTGCGCACGCACCTGACCCGCGTCGAACAGCACAACTCGAGCGCGCTGGACGACGTGGCCGAGCTGGTGCTCGCCGCCGTGCAGGCCGACGGCACGATCCTCACCGCGGGCGCCGGCCACTCGCTCGCGGCGGTCGCCGAGACCTTCTACCGCGCGGGCGGCCTGGCCTGCGTGCGCCCGATCTACCACCCCGAGCTGCTGCCGATGCACGGCGCGATCAGCAGCACGTCCGCCGAACGCCGCTCCGGGCTCGCCGGCGAAGTGCTGCGCGAGGCCGGGCTGGCCCCGCACGACGTGCTGTTCGTGTTCTCCACCTCGGGCGTCAACCACTACCCGGTCGAGCTCGCGCTGGAGGCGGCCAACGCGGGGTGCCCGGTCGTGGCCGTGACGTCGGTGTCCGCGAGCGCCCAGGCCCCGCGCCGGGCGGGCACCACCCTGGCCGAGGTCGCGACGGTCGTGCTGGACAACCTCGTGCCGCCCGGTGACTCGACCTACCCGGTGGGGGCGCCGGTGACCGCGGCGGTGTCGACGCTCGCGACGACGTTCCTGTGGAACCTGCTGATGGTGCGGCTGCTCGACAAGGCGACCGAGCAGGGTGTGCAGCTGCCGTTGTGGCGCAGCGCCAACGTCGAGGGCGGCGACGCGGCCAACGCCGAGATGCTCCGGCACTACCAGACCCGGATCCCGCAGCTGGGCTAG
- a CDS encoding ABC transporter ATP-binding protein: MMGVTSDAPKKVRRGTFRRVLAFARPHRAKLVVFLLLTVVASVLAVSTPLLAGRVVDAIVRGSAPSVVVWLAVVIALIALVDAGLGIVERWQSTRIGEGLIYDLRKAVFGHVQKMPVAFFTRTRTGALVSRLNNDVIGAQRAFTSTLSGFVTNIIQLALALGVMFALSWQVTALALVLLPVFVLPAKRMGRRMADMQREASTLNASMVTQSTERFSAPGATLVKLFGRPDREEQEFSDKAAQVRDIGIRTAMATRWFMTGLTLVSALAQALVYGLGGYLALTGQLAAGTVVSLALLLTRLYAPLTALANARVDVMTALVSFERVFEVLDLKPMIQERPDPRSVPDGPVSVEFSDVRFAYPAADKVSLASLESVATLDTRGGEEVLHGISFVAAPGQLVAVVGSSGAGKSTLASLVPRLYDADSGAVRLSGVDVRDLSFESLRGTVGVVTQDGHLFHDTIRANLEYASPGASDADLWDSLRRARLLELVESLPDQLDTVVGERGYRLSGGERQRLTIARLLLAKPRVVILDEATAHLDSESEAAVQAALSEALMGRTALVIAHRLSTIRNADQILVLEHGEIVERGTHAELMAAEGRYADLYNTQFAEPPVVGVHPTPQFSARVKAGS, translated from the coding sequence ATGATGGGCGTGACCTCGGACGCGCCGAAGAAGGTGCGCCGCGGCACGTTCCGGCGCGTGCTGGCCTTCGCCCGGCCGCACCGGGCGAAGCTGGTGGTGTTCCTGCTGCTCACGGTGGTGGCCTCGGTCCTCGCCGTGTCGACCCCGCTGCTGGCCGGCCGCGTGGTCGACGCGATCGTCCGCGGCTCCGCGCCGTCGGTCGTGGTGTGGCTGGCCGTGGTGATCGCCCTGATCGCCCTGGTCGACGCCGGCCTGGGGATCGTGGAGCGGTGGCAGTCCACGCGCATCGGTGAAGGCCTGATCTACGACCTGCGCAAGGCCGTGTTCGGCCACGTGCAGAAGATGCCGGTCGCGTTCTTCACCCGCACGCGCACCGGTGCGCTGGTGTCGCGGCTGAACAACGACGTGATCGGCGCCCAGCGCGCGTTCACCTCGACGCTGTCCGGCTTCGTCACGAACATCATCCAGCTCGCCCTGGCCCTCGGCGTGATGTTCGCGCTGTCGTGGCAGGTCACCGCGCTGGCCCTGGTGCTGCTGCCGGTGTTCGTGCTGCCCGCCAAGCGGATGGGCAGGCGGATGGCGGACATGCAGCGCGAGGCCTCCACGCTGAACGCCTCGATGGTCACCCAGTCGACCGAGCGCTTCTCCGCTCCCGGCGCGACCCTGGTGAAGCTCTTCGGCCGCCCCGACCGCGAGGAGCAGGAGTTCTCGGACAAGGCCGCGCAGGTCCGCGACATCGGCATCCGCACCGCCATGGCCACCCGCTGGTTCATGACGGGCCTGACGCTGGTGTCCGCGCTGGCCCAGGCCCTCGTCTACGGCCTCGGCGGCTACCTCGCGCTGACCGGTCAGCTCGCCGCGGGCACCGTCGTGTCGCTGGCCCTGCTGCTCACCCGCCTGTACGCCCCGCTGACCGCGCTGGCCAACGCCCGCGTCGACGTGATGACGGCGCTGGTGTCGTTCGAGCGCGTCTTCGAGGTCCTCGACCTGAAGCCGATGATCCAGGAACGCCCCGACCCCCGCTCGGTGCCCGACGGCCCGGTGTCCGTGGAGTTCTCCGACGTCCGCTTCGCCTACCCGGCCGCGGACAAGGTCTCGCTGGCCTCGCTGGAGTCGGTGGCCACTTTGGACACCCGCGGCGGCGAGGAGGTGCTGCACGGCATCAGCTTCGTCGCCGCACCCGGCCAGCTGGTCGCGGTGGTCGGCTCCTCCGGTGCCGGCAAGTCGACGCTCGCCTCCCTGGTGCCCCGCCTGTACGACGCCGACTCCGGCGCCGTCCGACTGTCCGGTGTGGACGTCCGCGACCTGTCCTTCGAGTCGTTGCGCGGCACGGTCGGCGTGGTGACCCAGGACGGCCACCTGTTCCACGACACGATCCGCGCGAACCTGGAGTACGCCTCGCCGGGTGCCTCCGACGCCGACCTGTGGGACTCCCTGCGCCGGGCCCGGCTGCTGGAGCTCGTCGAGTCGCTGCCGGACCAGCTCGACACGGTGGTCGGCGAGCGCGGCTATCGGTTGTCGGGCGGTGAGCGGCAGCGGTTGACGATCGCCCGGCTGCTGCTGGCGAAGCCGCGGGTGGTGATCCTGGACGAGGCGACCGCGCACCTGGACTCGGAGTCGGAGGCGGCGGTGCAGGCGGCGTTGAGCGAGGCGCTGATGGGGCGGACGGCGCTGGTGATCGCGCACCGGTTGTCGACGATCCGGAACGCCGATCAGATCCTGGTGCTGGAGCACGGGGAGATCGTGGAGCGGGGGACGCACGCGGAGCTGATGGCGGCTGAGGGGCGGTATGCGGATCTGTACAACACGCAGTTCGCGGAGCCGCCGGTGGTGGGGGTTCATCCGACGCCCCAGTTCAGTGCGCGGGTGAAGGCTGGGTCGTAG